A single genomic interval of Antarcticibacterium arcticum harbors:
- a CDS encoding alpha-amylase family glycosyl hydrolase, whose protein sequence is MKKIAITFVSALFVLTSCKNETKQTTAVETQQEEVIAPFEDKMIETAVLYEANIRQYSPEGTFEAFTRDIPQLKELGVKIIWLMPVYPISEKNRKATGGGFVAEIEDEAERAKYLGSYYAISDYTDVNPEFGTKEDFQNLVDTAHENGMYVILDWVANHTGWDHHWLTEKPDFYTKNDKGEVIDPVDPNTGESWGWTDTADLNYDNKELWEAMTAEMKYWVEEHQIDGFRADVAGEVPTEFWEQAIEEIKKTRSVFMLAESEKKDLFNNAFDMGYNWEGHHIMNAMAQGKMGVKEWDAYMVKIDSIYGQDDVLLNFVTNHDENSWNGTVKERMGDASETFLALTYTLPGMPLIYSGQEYDMNHRLKFFEKDTIPKTKGEVWPVLVKLGDLKNNSTALHGGKDAAGYERLTTSANEKVLAFKRSKHGEELIYVANMTKAPVKFTMDVIGNFDDYFQSATISIIGAQEMEFQPWEYKILIKR, encoded by the coding sequence ATGAAAAAAATTGCTATCACGTTTGTAAGCGCATTATTTGTTCTTACTTCCTGTAAAAATGAAACTAAACAAACCACTGCAGTTGAAACCCAACAAGAGGAAGTTATTGCTCCTTTTGAGGATAAAATGATTGAAACTGCGGTGCTTTATGAGGCTAATATTCGTCAATATTCCCCTGAAGGAACCTTTGAGGCCTTTACAAGGGATATTCCGCAGTTAAAGGAACTGGGAGTTAAAATTATATGGTTAATGCCTGTTTATCCTATTTCTGAAAAAAACCGAAAGGCCACCGGGGGCGGTTTTGTTGCCGAAATAGAGGACGAGGCGGAAAGAGCTAAATATTTGGGAAGCTATTACGCGATTTCAGATTATACAGATGTAAATCCGGAATTTGGTACCAAGGAAGATTTTCAGAATCTGGTTGATACCGCTCATGAAAATGGAATGTATGTGATCCTGGACTGGGTTGCCAACCATACCGGGTGGGATCACCATTGGTTAACTGAAAAACCAGATTTCTACACCAAAAACGATAAAGGTGAAGTTATAGATCCTGTTGATCCAAATACCGGGGAATCCTGGGGATGGACAGATACTGCAGATCTTAATTATGACAATAAGGAGTTATGGGAAGCAATGACGGCAGAAATGAAATATTGGGTAGAGGAACATCAAATTGATGGCTTTAGGGCCGATGTTGCCGGTGAGGTGCCAACAGAGTTCTGGGAACAGGCGATTGAGGAGATTAAAAAAACCAGATCGGTTTTCATGCTTGCAGAGTCTGAAAAAAAGGATCTTTTCAATAATGCATTTGATATGGGTTACAACTGGGAGGGACATCATATCATGAATGCAATGGCCCAGGGAAAAATGGGGGTGAAGGAGTGGGATGCCTATATGGTTAAAATAGATTCCATTTACGGGCAGGATGATGTGCTGCTGAATTTTGTTACCAATCACGATGAAAATTCCTGGAATGGAACTGTAAAGGAACGTATGGGCGATGCCTCTGAGACCTTTCTTGCGCTAACCTATACTTTACCGGGGATGCCGCTTATTTACAGCGGGCAGGAATATGATATGAACCACAGGCTTAAATTCTTTGAGAAGGATACTATTCCAAAAACCAAAGGAGAGGTGTGGCCAGTGCTGGTAAAATTGGGTGATCTTAAGAACAATTCTACCGCCCTACACGGCGGGAAGGATGCCGCGGGTTATGAGCGTTTAACCACATCGGCAAATGAAAAGGTACTGGCCTTTAAAAGGAGTAAACATGGAGAAGAATTGATCTATGTCGCAAATATGACAAAGGCACCGGTGAAATTCACAATGGATGTTATCGGCAATTTTGATGATTATTTTCAATCTGCAACCATCTCCATTATAGGGGCCCAGGAAATGGAGTTTCAACCCTGGGAATATAAGATTTTGATAAAAAGGTAG
- the pfkA gene encoding 6-phosphofructokinase produces the protein MQKKINKIGVLTSGGDAPGMNAAIRAVVRSCAYQEIACSGIYRGYQGLIENDIEDLDARSVRNIISRGGTFLKSARSREFQTKEGRQKAFTNLKNAGIDALIVIGGDGTFTGGLIFEKEFDFPVIGIPATIDNDINGTDFTIGYDTALNTVVDAIDKIRDTASSHNRLFLVEVMGRDAGAIALNSGIGAGAEEILIPEENNGIERLMESLKQSKKSGKTSSIIVVAEGDKSGKNIFELAEFIGESLEGYDIRVSVLGHIQRGGSPSCYDRVLASKLGVGAVDAILEGKRNIMIGINNQKVTSVPLETGIKGEHKIDKDLRRVASITSI, from the coding sequence ATGCAAAAAAAGATAAATAAGATAGGAGTTTTAACCTCAGGAGGGGATGCTCCCGGCATGAATGCCGCAATAAGAGCCGTAGTAAGAAGCTGTGCTTACCAAGAAATTGCCTGTTCAGGAATTTACCGTGGCTACCAGGGTCTTATTGAAAATGACATAGAAGACCTCGATGCCCGTTCCGTTCGAAATATTATAAGTAGAGGGGGAACATTCTTAAAATCGGCCCGCTCCAGGGAATTCCAAACTAAGGAAGGCCGTCAAAAAGCCTTTACAAATTTAAAAAACGCAGGAATAGATGCCCTCATCGTAATAGGTGGAGACGGGACTTTTACCGGCGGACTCATTTTTGAAAAGGAATTCGATTTTCCGGTTATTGGCATTCCCGCAACTATAGATAATGATATTAATGGTACAGATTTTACCATAGGTTATGATACCGCCCTTAATACAGTAGTAGATGCTATTGATAAAATAAGGGATACTGCAAGTTCTCACAATAGATTATTCCTGGTAGAAGTTATGGGCCGGGATGCAGGTGCAATTGCCCTTAATAGCGGCATAGGTGCCGGTGCTGAGGAAATATTGATCCCCGAGGAAAATAATGGGATTGAAAGGTTAATGGAATCCTTAAAGCAGAGTAAAAAGTCCGGGAAGACCTCCAGCATTATTGTTGTTGCCGAAGGGGATAAAAGCGGAAAAAATATTTTTGAACTGGCAGAATTCATCGGCGAAAGTCTTGAAGGCTATGATATAAGAGTTTCAGTACTTGGCCATATCCAGCGGGGAGGCTCCCCAAGTTGTTATGACAGGGTGCTGGCAAGCAAGCTGGGTGTGGGTGCCGTAGATGCAATTTTGGAAGGAAAGAGAAATATTATGATAGGGATAAATAATCAAAAAGTGACTAGTGTTCCTCTGGAAACAGGGATTAAAGGAGAGCATAAAATTGATAAAGATCTAAGAAGGGTGGCAAGCATCACTTCAATTTAA
- the gap gene encoding type I glyceraldehyde-3-phosphate dehydrogenase yields the protein MSTKIGINGFGRIGRIAFRIAMESKDVEVVAVNDLLDVEHLAYLLKYDSIHGQFKGTVDVKDGNLVVNDKTIRVSAERNPEDLKWGDVNAEIVIDCTGIFTDLAGGKRHIEAGAKKVVISAPSKDAPMFVMGVNHKDLKPEDTIVSNASCTTNCLAPLAKVVNDNFGIVEGLMTTIHATTATQLTVDGPSKKDWRGGRSALMNIIPSSTGAAKAVGKVIPELDGKLTGMAFRVPTADVSVVDLTVRTEKSVSYEEVKAAFKKASEGEYKGLISYTEEMVVSQDFVSNSYICNFDAEAGIALNDNFFKLVAWYDNEYGYSAKLIEFAAHVASV from the coding sequence ATGAGTACAAAAATTGGAATTAACGGTTTTGGCCGTATTGGAAGAATTGCATTTAGAATTGCTATGGAGAGCAAGGATGTAGAAGTTGTAGCGGTAAATGATCTTTTAGATGTAGAGCATTTGGCATATCTTTTAAAATATGATTCGATACACGGGCAGTTTAAAGGAACTGTAGATGTGAAGGATGGTAATCTTGTGGTAAATGATAAAACCATAAGAGTTTCTGCTGAAAGAAACCCTGAGGATCTTAAATGGGGTGACGTAAATGCAGAGATAGTTATAGATTGTACAGGAATTTTTACCGATCTGGCTGGAGGAAAAAGACATATTGAAGCTGGTGCAAAAAAGGTTGTGATCTCTGCACCTTCAAAAGATGCTCCTATGTTTGTAATGGGTGTAAACCATAAAGATCTTAAGCCGGAAGATACTATTGTGTCTAATGCTTCCTGTACTACCAACTGTCTTGCTCCACTTGCAAAGGTTGTGAATGATAATTTTGGGATTGTTGAAGGTTTAATGACTACAATTCACGCCACCACAGCTACGCAGTTAACAGTAGATGGTCCCTCCAAGAAGGACTGGAGAGGTGGTAGAAGTGCCCTTATGAACATTATTCCTTCCTCTACCGGAGCAGCCAAAGCCGTAGGAAAAGTAATTCCTGAACTTGACGGGAAACTTACGGGAATGGCTTTTAGAGTACCAACAGCAGATGTTTCTGTAGTAGATCTTACTGTGCGTACAGAAAAATCTGTATCTTACGAGGAGGTGAAAGCCGCATTCAAAAAAGCTTCAGAAGGAGAGTATAAAGGCCTTATCTCTTATACTGAAGAAATGGTTGTTTCTCAGGATTTTGTATCCAATTCCTACATCTGTAATTTTGATGCTGAAGCAGGGATTGCATTAAATGATAATTTCTTTAAATTAGTAGCCTGGTATGACAATGAATATGGTTATTCTGCAAAGCTTATTGAATTTGCGGCGCACGTAGCATCTGTATAG
- a CDS encoding N-acetylglucosamine kinase codes for MILIADGGSTKCDWILLNNSGEQIFKTRTKGLNPAVFPELMLEQRIDENPELQDVKNKVERVHFFGAGCGTEAPRRLLQDIIANFFTNASEVIVKEDMVAAALAATTEPGIVCILGTGSNSCYFDGEEVHMAVASLGFILMDEASGNYFGKRLIRDYYYKRMPPELALKFSATFNLDSDEIKKNLYKKENPNTYLASFAEFIFTNERNGYFYKLVHEGIQEFINTRVLCFKQAQNVPIHFIGSIAFFSEDIIRAVAQPYNLEIGNIIRRPIDALIEHYRKNVLTTY; via the coding sequence ATGATATTAATTGCCGATGGCGGTTCCACAAAATGTGACTGGATCCTTTTAAATAATTCAGGGGAACAGATCTTTAAGACAAGAACAAAAGGATTAAATCCGGCTGTTTTTCCTGAATTAATGCTGGAACAAAGAATTGATGAAAATCCTGAGCTACAGGATGTCAAAAATAAAGTTGAAAGAGTTCATTTTTTTGGTGCCGGTTGTGGCACTGAAGCTCCCAGAAGGTTGCTTCAGGATATCATAGCCAATTTTTTCACCAATGCCTCTGAAGTTATTGTGAAAGAAGATATGGTTGCTGCCGCCCTGGCTGCTACTACAGAGCCCGGTATCGTTTGTATCCTGGGTACAGGTTCCAACAGTTGTTATTTTGACGGGGAAGAGGTGCATATGGCGGTAGCCTCCCTGGGATTTATTCTTATGGATGAAGCCAGCGGAAATTATTTTGGTAAGCGTCTCATAAGGGATTATTACTACAAAAGAATGCCTCCCGAGCTAGCCCTGAAATTTTCAGCTACCTTCAATCTTGATTCCGATGAGATTAAGAAGAATCTTTATAAAAAGGAAAATCCAAATACCTATCTGGCCTCTTTTGCTGAATTTATTTTCACCAATGAGCGAAATGGATATTTCTATAAACTGGTTCACGAAGGTATTCAGGAATTTATCAACACCAGGGTATTGTGCTTTAAACAAGCCCAGAATGTCCCAATTCATTTTATAGGAAGTATCGCATTTTTTAGTGAAGACATTATACGTGCTGTTGCCCAACCATATAACCTGGAAATTGGAAATATTATAAGACGCCCTATAGATGCTCTTATAGAACATTACCGCAAAAATGTGTTAACTACTTATTAA
- a CDS encoding YifB family Mg chelatase-like AAA ATPase — protein sequence MLVKVYGSAVFGVEATTITVEVNMAKGIAYNLVGLPDNAIKESSFRIAAALQNNTYKFPGKKITINMAPADLRKEGSAYDLTLALGILAASRQIKADDIDKYIIMGELSLDGSLQPIKGALPIAIKAKEEGFKGFILPSQNVKEAAIVSGLEVYGVDNILQVIKFFDKGEPLERTIINTREEFYNSLEHLEHDFADVKGQESIKRCMEIAAAGGHNIILIGPPGAGKTMLAKRLPSILPPMTLHEALETTKIHSVVGKIRENVGLMSQRPFRSPHHTISDVALVGGGAYPQPGEISLSHNGVLFLDELPEFKRGVLEVMRQPLEDREVTISRAKFTVTYPSSFMLVASMNPSPSGYFNDPNAPMTSSPAEMQRYLSKISGPLLDRIDIHIEVTPVPFEKLSEERKGESSVEIRKRVTSARQLQTERFRDFENIHYNAQMGVKQINAFCQLEAGSKQLLKTAMERLNLSARAYDRILKVSRTIADLEGAPNIQGNHISEAIQYRSLDREGWLG from the coding sequence ATGTTGGTAAAAGTTTATGGAAGCGCCGTTTTTGGGGTTGAAGCAACCACGATAACGGTAGAAGTTAATATGGCTAAAGGTATAGCGTATAATCTCGTGGGCTTACCAGATAATGCTATAAAGGAAAGCAGTTTTCGCATTGCGGCCGCGCTTCAGAATAATACCTACAAATTCCCGGGAAAAAAGATTACCATAAACATGGCTCCGGCAGATCTTCGCAAGGAAGGATCTGCTTATGACCTTACCCTGGCCCTGGGAATTCTGGCCGCTTCCCGCCAGATCAAAGCCGATGATATTGATAAATATATAATAATGGGTGAGCTTTCTCTTGATGGAAGCCTGCAACCCATTAAAGGCGCCCTGCCTATAGCCATTAAAGCAAAGGAAGAAGGTTTTAAAGGTTTTATTCTCCCAAGCCAGAACGTGAAAGAAGCTGCCATTGTAAGCGGCCTTGAGGTGTACGGGGTAGATAATATTCTTCAGGTGATAAAGTTCTTCGATAAGGGGGAGCCACTGGAGAGAACTATCATTAATACCCGCGAAGAATTCTATAACAGTCTTGAACACCTTGAACATGATTTTGCCGATGTTAAAGGGCAGGAATCCATCAAGCGTTGCATGGAGATTGCCGCGGCAGGGGGCCATAATATAATTTTAATAGGGCCGCCAGGTGCGGGTAAGACTATGCTGGCAAAGCGCCTTCCAAGTATTCTGCCGCCTATGACACTACACGAAGCCCTGGAAACTACAAAAATTCATAGTGTTGTAGGTAAAATAAGGGAAAATGTGGGGCTTATGTCGCAACGTCCTTTTCGCAGTCCCCATCATACAATCTCAGATGTTGCCCTGGTAGGAGGTGGTGCATATCCTCAACCGGGAGAGATCTCCCTGTCCCATAACGGGGTGTTGTTTCTGGATGAATTGCCTGAATTCAAAAGGGGTGTGCTGGAAGTAATGAGACAGCCCCTTGAAGACAGGGAAGTAACAATTTCCCGGGCAAAATTTACCGTAACCTATCCATCCAGCTTTATGCTGGTGGCGAGCATGAATCCCAGCCCAAGTGGGTATTTCAATGATCCTAATGCACCCATGACCTCTTCTCCCGCAGAGATGCAACGTTATTTAAGCAAAATAAGTGGCCCGCTTCTGGACCGTATAGATATTCATATTGAAGTTACCCCGGTTCCTTTTGAAAAGCTAAGTGAAGAGAGAAAAGGGGAAAGTAGTGTAGAAATAAGAAAAAGAGTTACCAGCGCACGTCAATTGCAAACAGAAAGATTCCGTGATTTTGAGAACATACATTACAATGCACAAATGGGTGTAAAGCAGATAAATGCCTTCTGCCAGCTGGAAGCCGGTTCCAAGCAATTGCTAAAAACAGCCATGGAGCGGCTAAATCTTTCGGCCAGGGCTTATGACAGGATCTTAAAAGTCTCCCGTACCATTGCAGATCTAGAAGGCGCCCCAAATATACAGGGGAACCATATAAGTGAAGCCATTCAATACCGCAGTCTGGATCGGGAAGGCTGGTTAGGTTAA
- a CDS encoding DUF2891 domain-containing protein — protein MKNILPVLLLVFVLGCKGEDRLKSENGNSSQDSAAGSVLSIDALLSEDRVEMNLEEANKLANLPLACLNTQYPNKLGQTLGSEKDLLSPIDLHPAFYGCFDWHSSVHAHWSLVRLLKRYPKLEKASEIKEKLESSLTKENIAKEMEYFSKEHNLDYERTYGWAWLLKLSEELYTWDTDMGAELSANIKPLADLIEQRFADFLPKLNYPIRVGEHTNTAFALSFAYDYAVVTENEEFRALIEKRARDFYLTDKECPITWEPSGFDFLSPCLEEIDIMRKVIPKAAFSLWLDKFMPQLKKPDFALVPGEVSDRKDGKLVHLDGLNFSRARVFYGLMNQYPNDFAHLRKLGDQHVNHSFSNLVDDSYEGGHWLGSFAIYALEESKKAR, from the coding sequence ATGAAAAACATACTCCCTGTACTTTTGCTCGTATTTGTCTTAGGTTGTAAAGGCGAAGACCGTTTAAAATCTGAAAACGGTAATAGTTCCCAGGACAGTGCAGCAGGTTCAGTGCTTTCCATTGATGCCCTTTTAAGTGAAGACAGGGTTGAAATGAATCTTGAAGAGGCCAATAAACTTGCCAATCTCCCGTTGGCCTGTTTAAACACTCAATATCCAAATAAACTGGGGCAAACCCTGGGAAGTGAAAAGGACCTTTTATCTCCTATAGACTTGCACCCCGCATTTTATGGCTGCTTTGACTGGCATTCCTCCGTTCACGCGCATTGGTCCCTGGTACGATTGTTAAAACGATACCCAAAATTGGAGAAAGCTTCTGAAATAAAAGAAAAACTGGAGTCTTCCCTTACCAAAGAGAACATTGCTAAGGAAATGGAATATTTTAGTAAGGAACATAACCTTGATTATGAGCGCACTTACGGGTGGGCCTGGCTGCTTAAGCTTTCAGAAGAACTTTACACCTGGGATACCGATATGGGAGCAGAACTCTCAGCTAATATTAAACCGCTTGCCGACCTTATTGAACAGCGCTTTGCAGATTTTCTTCCTAAACTCAACTATCCAATTAGGGTGGGGGAGCATACCAATACAGCCTTTGCGTTAAGTTTTGCCTATGATTATGCTGTGGTTACAGAGAATGAAGAGTTTAGAGCGCTTATAGAAAAAAGAGCCCGGGATTTTTATTTAACAGATAAAGAATGTCCCATAACGTGGGAGCCCAGCGGCTTTGATTTCTTATCTCCTTGTCTTGAGGAGATTGACATTATGAGAAAAGTTATTCCTAAAGCGGCTTTTTCCCTATGGTTGGATAAGTTCATGCCCCAGCTTAAAAAGCCGGATTTTGCATTGGTCCCCGGTGAAGTGTCAGATCGTAAAGATGGAAAACTGGTACACCTGGACGGCCTTAATTTTAGCCGCGCGCGGGTTTTTTATGGTCTAATGAACCAATACCCTAATGATTTTGCCCACCTTAGAAAATTGGGAGATCAGCATGTTAATCATTCTTTTTCCAATTTGGTAGATGATAGTTATGAAGGGGGACATTGGTTGGGAAGTTTTGCAATTTACGCATTGGAGGAATCTAAAAAGGCCAGGTGA
- a CDS encoding Nramp family divalent metal transporter, producing the protein MSWLKNVGPGVLVSAAFIGPGTVTVCTLAGVNFQYALLWALLLSILACVILQEMAARLGIIAQKGLSECIRAEIKSPVVKLFSIILIFSAIVVGNAAYEAGNITGAVLGITAIAPSLSFQIGQFTLNLWSIIIGAIAFSLLYLGNYKLLEKVFIGLVALMSISFIVTALLVKPDISAIFKGLFIPTTGTAGILTVIALVGTTVVPYNLFLHASLVGEKWKEPGDLKIARKELTWAIVLGGIVSMAIVISAAAPNLPEVTSAADLAKGLEPLYGQYATWFIALGLLAAGITSSITAPLAAAYVVRGMLGWQGGLDSFKFKSVWAGILILGVIFSSLRFQPIEIIRFAQVANGILLPVIAIFLFWIVNKESVLGKYRNTLWQNLMGVIIITITIFLGAKSIYTVLQSL; encoded by the coding sequence GTGAGCTGGTTAAAAAATGTAGGACCCGGGGTTTTGGTCTCGGCGGCATTTATTGGGCCTGGTACCGTGACGGTGTGTACCCTTGCAGGAGTTAATTTTCAATATGCCCTTTTATGGGCATTATTGCTTTCTATCCTGGCCTGTGTTATTCTTCAGGAAATGGCAGCCAGATTGGGTATTATTGCCCAAAAGGGTTTAAGCGAGTGTATAAGGGCAGAAATTAAAAGCCCTGTTGTAAAGTTATTTTCCATAATCTTAATATTCTCTGCCATTGTGGTAGGAAATGCTGCTTATGAGGCAGGAAATATCACCGGAGCAGTCCTTGGTATTACTGCAATTGCTCCTTCCCTTTCCTTTCAAATTGGACAATTCACCCTAAACCTATGGAGTATCATTATAGGCGCAATAGCCTTTAGCCTTTTATATTTGGGAAATTACAAGCTTCTGGAAAAAGTATTTATTGGCCTTGTGGCATTGATGAGCATTTCCTTTATAGTTACCGCTTTATTGGTAAAACCTGATATTTCCGCAATATTCAAAGGCCTGTTCATTCCAACAACCGGTACTGCTGGAATTCTAACGGTTATAGCTTTGGTAGGAACCACTGTGGTTCCTTACAACCTGTTTTTACATGCTTCCCTGGTAGGCGAGAAATGGAAAGAACCGGGAGACCTTAAAATCGCCCGAAAGGAACTTACCTGGGCAATTGTCCTGGGGGGCATCGTATCCATGGCCATTGTAATATCTGCGGCCGCACCAAATTTGCCCGAAGTAACATCTGCCGCAGACCTTGCCAAAGGACTTGAACCTCTGTATGGCCAATACGCAACCTGGTTTATAGCCTTGGGGTTATTGGCCGCGGGAATAACTTCTTCCATTACAGCACCACTTGCGGCGGCTTATGTGGTAAGGGGGATGCTGGGGTGGCAGGGAGGATTAGATTCCTTTAAATTCAAAAGTGTGTGGGCAGGAATACTAATTTTGGGTGTGATCTTTTCTTCCCTGAGATTTCAGCCAATAGAAATTATAAGGTTTGCACAGGTAGCCAATGGGATCCTGTTGCCGGTTATTGCAATTTTCTTATTTTGGATAGTAAATAAAGAAAGCGTACTGGGAAAGTACAGAAATACCCTATGGCAAAATTTAATGGGGGTTATCATAATAACCATCACAATATTCCTTGGAGCTAAATCTATTTACACTGTTTTACAATCACTTTAA
- the pxpA gene encoding 5-oxoprolinase subunit PxpA — protein sequence MNHIHINCDLGEGGSRDAELMPLISACNIACGGHAGTVESIHDTVALAMKYNVQMGAHPSYPDKENFGRFSLEMEPEDLKQTLVAQILSLKQIAEAEGGFLSHVKPHGALYNDAAKDEKTAQIIIDSVLEFDENWPLYVPENSVISRVAKGQIGVIFEAFADRNYQQNYQLVSRSKSNALITEKEEVFNHLFSMFFNKEITCENDKKIACDAATFCVHGDTPNLVEILQYLREKFKEKDVEIWKAP from the coding sequence ATGAATCATATTCACATAAATTGCGATCTTGGAGAAGGAGGGAGCCGGGATGCCGAACTTATGCCGCTAATTTCTGCCTGTAATATTGCATGTGGAGGTCATGCGGGAACCGTGGAAAGCATCCATGATACTGTAGCTCTGGCGATGAAGTATAATGTACAAATGGGTGCACATCCTTCCTATCCCGATAAGGAGAACTTCGGAAGGTTTTCCCTGGAAATGGAACCGGAAGATCTAAAACAAACCCTTGTTGCGCAGATCTTGAGTCTAAAACAAATAGCTGAAGCTGAAGGCGGATTCCTCTCTCATGTGAAACCCCATGGAGCTCTTTATAATGATGCTGCCAAAGATGAAAAAACCGCGCAGATCATCATAGATTCGGTATTGGAATTTGATGAAAATTGGCCTTTATATGTGCCGGAAAATTCAGTGATTTCCCGGGTGGCAAAAGGGCAAATTGGGGTGATATTTGAGGCTTTTGCAGACAGGAATTATCAGCAGAATTATCAGCTTGTTTCACGTTCAAAATCCAATGCTCTTATAACCGAAAAAGAAGAGGTTTTTAACCACCTTTTTTCTATGTTTTTTAACAAGGAAATTACGTGTGAAAATGATAAAAAAATAGCCTGTGATGCGGCCACTTTTTGTGTGCATGGGGACACCCCAAATTTGGTTGAAATTCTGCAATATTTAAGGGAGAAGTTCAAGGAAAAAGATGTAGAAATTTGGAAAGCTCCATAG